The proteins below are encoded in one region of Pseudomonas putida NBRC 14164:
- a CDS encoding ATP-binding protein codes for MTADTTLAEAMERCAREPIHVPSSIQPHGFLLVLDATDLCVLQASENVEHWLGLPARELIGCPFASLVSDGFDLHAQLARLPEDEVFPFHIGDVRLRQSAPYSTPLHLLVHGHDEVLIAEFEPPRLSPELTGQGDYYPLVRSFVGSLQLASSLEDLLQQTVLQLKRITGFGRVKAYRFDAEGNGQVLAESADPGYPAYLGLCFPAADIPRQARELYRVNRIRVIEDANYQPSPLLPVINPRTGKALDMSFAALRSVSPVHLQYMRNMGTLASMSLSIVVDGELWGLISCHHQQPRAVDLRTRTACELLASVLSLQIESRESHASTRKLLALRQHIVRMISSMADHDSVSDGLRDLPQVLLAFAGAQGAAVISAERCDLIGQTPPEAQVTALVHWLGQRGEDTVFHSDNVRRDIIDLPELATHAGGVLAVAISQIHSHYLLWFRPEQVRTVNWAGQPTKQVGPQGNLDPRHSFERWQEELRGYSEPWDPLVIDGVLELRTAVLGIVLRKAEELAQLAGDLRRSNKELEAFSYSVSHDLRAPLRHIAGYTELLGEMEGQGLTERGKRFLQHIGEAAHFAGSLVDNLLNFSQMGRSALRLSDVDLNALVEAIRSELAPDYEGRAIVWDIAPLPKVIGDPAFINMALHNLIANAIKYTRGRTPAHIGISAVEHPGETEICIRDNGVGFDMAYANKLFGVFQRLHRMEDFEGTGIGLASVRRIIERHDGRVWAEGQIDQGASFHFTLPRNTAT; via the coding sequence ATGACTGCAGACACCACGCTGGCAGAAGCCATGGAGCGCTGTGCCCGGGAACCGATCCACGTGCCGAGCAGCATCCAGCCCCACGGTTTCCTGCTGGTGCTGGACGCCACCGACCTGTGCGTGCTGCAGGCCAGTGAAAACGTCGAGCACTGGCTGGGCTTGCCAGCCCGTGAACTGATCGGTTGCCCCTTCGCCAGCCTGGTCAGCGACGGTTTTGACCTGCACGCGCAGCTCGCAAGGCTGCCCGAAGATGAGGTCTTCCCCTTCCACATCGGTGACGTGCGCTTGCGCCAAAGTGCGCCGTACAGCACCCCGCTGCATTTGCTGGTGCACGGCCACGACGAAGTACTGATTGCCGAATTCGAACCCCCTCGGCTGTCGCCGGAACTGACCGGGCAAGGTGACTATTACCCGCTCGTGCGCAGCTTTGTCGGCAGCCTGCAACTGGCCAGCAGCCTCGAAGACCTGCTGCAGCAAACGGTGCTGCAGCTCAAGCGCATCACCGGTTTTGGCCGGGTCAAGGCGTACCGTTTCGATGCCGAGGGCAACGGCCAGGTGCTGGCCGAGTCCGCCGACCCAGGCTACCCCGCTTACCTGGGCCTGTGCTTCCCGGCTGCAGACATCCCGCGCCAGGCGCGCGAACTGTACCGGGTCAACCGCATCCGCGTGATCGAGGATGCCAACTACCAGCCCTCGCCCCTGCTACCGGTCATCAACCCGCGCACCGGCAAGGCACTGGACATGAGTTTTGCCGCACTGCGCAGTGTGTCGCCGGTGCACCTGCAGTACATGCGCAATATGGGCACACTCGCTTCGATGTCGCTGTCGATCGTGGTCGACGGTGAGCTGTGGGGGCTGATTTCCTGCCACCACCAACAGCCACGTGCGGTGGACCTGCGTACCCGCACGGCCTGCGAGTTGCTGGCCAGTGTGCTGTCGCTGCAGATCGAGTCCCGCGAGTCCCACGCCAGCACGCGCAAGCTGCTGGCGTTGCGCCAACACATCGTGCGCATGATCTCGTCCATGGCCGACCACGACAGCGTCAGTGACGGCCTGCGCGACCTGCCCCAGGTGTTGCTGGCCTTTGCCGGCGCCCAAGGCGCCGCAGTTATCTCGGCCGAACGCTGTGACCTGATCGGCCAGACCCCGCCTGAAGCCCAGGTGACCGCGCTGGTGCACTGGCTTGGCCAGCGCGGCGAAGACACGGTGTTCCACAGTGACAACGTGCGCCGCGACATCATTGACCTGCCCGAGCTGGCCACCCACGCCGGTGGTGTGCTGGCGGTGGCCATCTCGCAGATCCATTCGCACTACCTGCTGTGGTTCCGGCCCGAACAGGTGCGCACGGTGAACTGGGCGGGCCAGCCGACCAAGCAGGTCGGGCCGCAGGGCAACCTCGACCCACGGCACAGTTTCGAACGCTGGCAGGAAGAGCTGCGCGGCTATAGCGAGCCTTGGGACCCGTTAGTGATCGACGGCGTGCTGGAACTGCGCACCGCCGTGCTTGGCATAGTCCTGCGCAAAGCCGAAGAACTGGCACAGCTGGCGGGTGACTTGCGCCGTTCGAACAAGGAGCTCGAAGCGTTTTCCTACAGTGTTTCCCACGACCTGCGCGCGCCTCTGCGGCACATCGCCGGCTATACCGAACTGCTGGGTGAAATGGAAGGCCAGGGCTTGACCGAGCGCGGCAAGCGGTTCTTGCAGCACATTGGTGAAGCCGCGCACTTTGCCGGCAGCCTGGTCGACAACCTGCTCAACTTCTCGCAGATGGGCCGCTCTGCCTTGCGCCTGTCCGACGTAGACCTTAACGCGCTGGTCGAGGCCATTCGCAGCGAACTGGCCCCCGATTACGAAGGCCGCGCAATCGTTTGGGACATCGCCCCGCTGCCCAAGGTGATCGGCGACCCGGCGTTCATCAACATGGCCTTGCACAACCTGATCGCCAATGCCATCAAGTACACACGTGGCCGTACGCCTGCCCACATCGGCATCAGTGCCGTGGAGCATCCTGGCGAAACCGAGATCTGCATCCGCGACAATGGCGTGGGCTTCGACATGGCCTATGCCAACAAGCTGTTCGGCGTATTCCAGCGCCTGCACCGCATGGAAGATTTCGAGGGCACAGGGATTGGCCTGGCAAGCGTGCGCCGCATCATCGAGCGCCATGACGGCCGGGTCTGGGCCGAAGGCCAGATCGACCAGGGCGCCAGCTTCCACTTCACCCTCCCCCGAAACACTGCTACATGA
- a CDS encoding response regulator, with translation MLKPILLVEDNPRDLELTLLALERSQLANEVIVLRDGAEALDYLLRRNTYADRDDGNPAVLLLDLKLPKVDGLEVLRAVRATAELRSIPTVMLTSSREEPDLLRAYELGVNAYVVKPVEFKEFVAAISDLGVFWAVLNEPPPGSLRLNRRGSN, from the coding sequence ATGCTCAAACCCATCCTGCTGGTCGAAGACAACCCCCGGGACCTGGAACTTACCCTGCTGGCCCTGGAGCGCAGCCAGTTGGCCAACGAGGTCATCGTGCTGCGCGACGGCGCCGAGGCACTTGACTACTTGCTGCGCCGCAACACCTATGCCGACCGCGACGACGGCAACCCCGCCGTCTTGCTGCTGGACCTGAAGCTGCCCAAGGTCGACGGCCTTGAAGTGCTCAGGGCAGTACGCGCCACCGCCGAACTGCGCAGCATCCCGACGGTGATGCTGACCTCCTCGCGGGAGGAGCCCGACCTGTTGCGCGCCTATGAACTCGGGGTCAACGCCTACGTGGTCAAGCCGGTGGAATTCAAGGAATTCGTCGCCGCCATCTCTGACCTCGGGGTATTCTGGGCAGTGCTTAACGAACCGCCACCCGGCTCACTGCGGCTGAATCGTCGCGGTAGCAACTGA
- a CDS encoding response regulator encodes MQQTPLKLLMVEDSSMDAELTLMRLERSGLHVQSQLVFDHVGVDHALREARYDLILCDCVLPGSSGTEVLAIAQRLAPDVPFIFLSGIYGEEHAVEMIRLGATDYVLKKNLPLLPKAVRRALTEVQERQRRRRAEEALIDVEARARIAIDAAGMGTWDLRPQEGLLLWDDRCKTLFGLPTSTEMSLEVFLGGIYPDDLPMVREAVEYAMRPESGGRYRVEFRIAQPNGLEPRWLLSSGQSQFVDGQCVRFSGVLQDIHTQRLATQALRQLNEMLGERVERRTRERDRAWELSQDLLAVLNKDLTPVALNPAWEASLGFSRERLSQSSLLHLLPEADQELLLTELAALAHGRTSVRFVGRILHAGGQQRWLSWVVVPEDTLLYVVARDITSEREAALGLAEANARLREQINERERIEAALQQMQRLEAVGQLTAGVAHDFNNLLTVILTGASFLERDLAKANLDKARTRLTHIREAGERGAKLTSQLLAFSRRQRLEPVALNLNQTLAGLEELLRRTLGGNVSVRLDLDQALWHALTDPTQTEMIILNLAINARDAMPDGGQLTLTTRNTRIDNRPQRPEDPDPGEYVMLSIRDTGCGMSEDVLAKVFEPFFTTKDIGKGSGLGLAQVFGFAKQSGGGVRIDTSPGRGTQVAVYLPAVKDQIVSEPVIPPLGQPVSDSGRNRTVLLVDDDHLVRDLLGDVLRQYGYQVRQAHSGEQALALLDDEIDLLLTDFAMPEFNGAQLALAARERYPRLPVVFLTGYAELQGLELPGSVVVQKPAQADELARVLNEMLGIAG; translated from the coding sequence ATGCAGCAAACGCCGTTGAAACTACTGATGGTCGAAGACAGCTCGATGGACGCCGAGCTTACCCTGATGCGTCTGGAGCGCAGCGGGCTGCATGTGCAGTCCCAGCTGGTATTCGACCATGTGGGTGTCGACCATGCCCTGCGCGAGGCCCGCTACGACCTGATCCTGTGCGACTGCGTGCTGCCGGGGTCGTCTGGCACCGAGGTGCTGGCCATTGCCCAACGCCTGGCACCGGACGTTCCGTTCATCTTCCTCTCCGGCATCTACGGCGAAGAGCACGCGGTGGAAATGATCCGCCTGGGCGCCACCGACTATGTGCTGAAGAAGAACCTGCCACTGCTGCCCAAGGCGGTACGCCGGGCGCTGACCGAAGTGCAGGAACGCCAGCGCCGGCGCCGCGCCGAAGAGGCTCTGATCGACGTCGAGGCGCGGGCACGTATCGCCATCGACGCCGCCGGCATGGGCACCTGGGACCTGCGCCCGCAGGAAGGCCTGCTGCTGTGGGACGACCGCTGCAAGACCTTGTTCGGCCTGCCTACCAGCACCGAAATGAGCCTTGAGGTATTCCTCGGTGGCATCTACCCCGATGACCTGCCAATGGTGCGTGAGGCGGTGGAATACGCCATGCGCCCGGAAAGCGGCGGCCGCTACCGCGTCGAATTTCGCATCGCGCAACCCAACGGCCTGGAGCCGCGCTGGTTGCTCAGCAGCGGCCAGAGCCAGTTCGTCGATGGCCAGTGCGTGCGCTTTTCCGGCGTGCTGCAGGACATCCACACCCAGCGCCTGGCCACACAGGCGCTGCGTCAGCTCAACGAGATGCTGGGGGAGAGGGTCGAACGCCGCACCCGCGAACGCGACCGTGCCTGGGAGCTGTCGCAGGACCTGCTGGCGGTGCTGAACAAGGACCTGACCCCAGTTGCACTCAACCCCGCCTGGGAAGCCAGCCTGGGCTTCTCCCGCGAGCGCCTGAGCCAGTCGTCGTTGCTGCATCTGCTGCCCGAAGCCGACCAGGAACTACTGCTGACCGAACTGGCTGCCCTCGCCCATGGCCGTACCAGCGTACGTTTCGTCGGCCGCATCCTGCATGCCGGCGGCCAGCAGCGCTGGCTATCGTGGGTGGTGGTGCCGGAAGACACGCTGCTGTATGTGGTGGCACGCGACATCACCAGCGAGCGCGAAGCCGCCCTGGGCTTGGCAGAAGCCAACGCCCGCCTGCGCGAACAGATCAACGAACGCGAGCGCATCGAGGCGGCGCTGCAGCAGATGCAGCGGCTCGAAGCCGTCGGTCAGCTGACCGCTGGCGTGGCCCACGACTTCAACAACCTGTTGACGGTGATCCTTACCGGCGCCAGCTTTCTTGAGCGCGACCTGGCCAAGGCCAACCTGGACAAGGCCCGTACGCGGCTCACCCACATCCGTGAGGCGGGCGAGCGTGGCGCCAAGCTGACCTCGCAGCTGCTGGCATTTTCCCGCCGCCAGCGCCTGGAGCCGGTAGCGCTCAACCTCAACCAGACCCTGGCCGGCCTGGAAGAGCTGTTGCGCCGCACACTGGGTGGCAACGTCTCGGTGCGCCTGGACCTGGACCAGGCCCTGTGGCACGCACTGACCGACCCCACCCAGACCGAGATGATCATCCTCAACCTGGCGATCAATGCCCGCGATGCCATGCCTGACGGCGGCCAGCTGACCCTGACCACCCGCAACACCCGCATTGACAACCGCCCGCAACGCCCGGAAGACCCGGACCCGGGCGAGTACGTGATGCTGAGCATCCGCGATACCGGCTGCGGCATGAGCGAAGACGTGCTGGCCAAGGTGTTCGAGCCGTTCTTTACCACCAAGGACATCGGCAAGGGCTCGGGCCTGGGCCTGGCCCAGGTGTTCGGCTTCGCCAAGCAGTCCGGGGGTGGTGTACGCATCGATACCTCCCCGGGCCGCGGCACGCAGGTGGCGGTGTACTTGCCCGCCGTAAAGGACCAGATCGTGAGCGAGCCGGTGATCCCGCCGCTCGGCCAGCCGGTCAGCGACAGCGGCCGCAACCGCACGGTGTTGCTGGTGGATGATGACCATCTGGTGCGGGACTTGCTTGGCGATGTGTTGCGCCAATATGGCTACCAGGTGCGACAGGCGCACAGCGGCGAACAGGCGTTGGCCTTGCTGGACGACGAGATCGACCTGCTGCTTACCGATTTCGCCATGCCCGAGTTCAACGGCGCGCAACTGGCGCTGGCGGCACGCGAACGGTACCCGCGCCTGCCGGTGGTGTTCCTGACTGGCTATGCGGAGTTGCAGGGGCTGGAGTTGCCGGGCAGCGTGGTGGTTCAGAAACCGGCGCAAGCGGATGAACTCGCCAGGGTGCTGAACGAGATGCTGGGCATTGCCGGGTAA
- the zapE gene encoding cell division protein ZapE codes for MSAWIPAPLRQLGQRLRGATANQSELLDWFEDKARSRGYQLSDGQRRVIHCMAEQLALLEQGQPRSLYLYGSVGRGKSWLLDGFFQAVPVEAKRRLHFHDFFARLHQGMHRHRALDDALGATLDELVGGCQVLCFDEFHVHDIGDAMLLTRLFNALFARGVFLLVTSNYAPEGLLPNPLYHERFLPVIRLINGRMQVLEVGGGTDFRSLPANREHQRFTQGHYVWPGTAAQRQVLGVPDEQPVMLEVNKRPLRALAIDGRRVVLGFDDLCEKATAVIDYLVLAQEYDEWIIDGLDDLAQCSLAAQQRFVNLVDVLYDQDRQVTVVGKRPLEESLGGPLADLMRTRSRLGQLHQVAP; via the coding sequence TTGTCTGCCTGGATCCCTGCCCCACTGCGCCAGCTTGGCCAGCGCCTGCGCGGCGCCACCGCCAACCAGAGCGAACTGCTCGACTGGTTCGAGGACAAAGCCCGAAGCCGCGGTTACCAGCTGAGTGACGGCCAGCGACGGGTGATCCACTGCATGGCCGAACAACTGGCACTGCTCGAACAAGGGCAGCCACGCAGCCTGTACCTGTACGGTTCGGTGGGGCGCGGCAAGAGCTGGCTGCTGGACGGGTTCTTCCAGGCGGTGCCGGTTGAAGCAAAGCGCCGCCTGCACTTTCATGATTTTTTTGCCCGCCTGCACCAGGGCATGCACCGCCACCGGGCGCTGGACGATGCGCTGGGCGCAACCCTCGACGAACTGGTGGGTGGCTGCCAGGTGTTGTGCTTCGACGAATTCCACGTGCATGACATCGGCGATGCCATGCTGCTTACTCGCCTGTTCAACGCCCTGTTCGCCCGCGGCGTGTTCCTGCTGGTGACCTCCAACTACGCGCCCGAAGGGCTGCTGCCCAACCCGCTGTACCACGAGCGTTTCCTGCCGGTGATCCGCCTGATCAACGGGCGCATGCAGGTTCTGGAAGTGGGTGGCGGCACCGATTTTCGCAGCTTGCCGGCCAACCGCGAGCACCAGCGGTTTACCCAAGGCCACTATGTATGGCCGGGGACGGCAGCGCAGCGCCAGGTACTTGGCGTGCCGGACGAGCAGCCGGTAATGCTTGAAGTGAACAAACGCCCGCTGCGCGCACTGGCCATCGATGGCCGGCGGGTGGTGCTTGGCTTTGACGACTTGTGCGAAAAGGCCACGGCGGTGATCGACTACCTGGTGCTGGCGCAGGAGTACGATGAATGGATCATCGATGGGCTGGATGACCTGGCGCAGTGTTCGCTGGCGGCGCAGCAGCGCTTCGTCAACCTGGTGGATGTGCTGTATGACCAGGACCGACAGGTGACAGTGGTTGGTAAACGGCCGCTGGAAGAGAGCCTGGGCGGGCCGCTTGCCGACCTGATGCGGACCCGCAGCCGGTTGGGGCAACTGCACCAGGTAGCCCCCTAG
- a CDS encoding propionyl-CoA synthetase, translating to MSYQHSYAHSISDPAAFWAEQAAHLAWHRKPALTLQDNADGTHRWFADGRLNSCYLALDHQIELGRGEQVALIYDSPVTGVQQAYTYNHLRDEVARLAGLLRQLGVEKGDGVIIYMPMVPQAAMAMLACARIGAVHSVVFGGFAANELALRIDDARPTLLLTASCGLEFDKVIAYKPLVDRALQLARHQPRNVLVLQRPQAQAQLQPGRDLDWQVALVGAQPVAPVELDAGDPLYIMYTSGTTGKPKGIVRENGGNAVALCYAMRHIYGMQAGDVWWGISDVGWVVGHSLIVYGPLMSGCTTVFYEGKPIRTPDASAYWRVVEQYKVNALFCAPTAMRAIRKEDPEGELIRKHDLSSLRQLFLAGEKLDSSTHEWLERVSGKPVHDHWWQTETGWPVTAPCVGLDGSAAKPGSSNRAVPGYYVRVVDDEGHLLGPNHQGSIVIALPLPPGCSQTLWGDHERYLQAYLRTYPGYYHTGDGGFLDDDGFVYIMGRTDDVINVSGHRLSTGEMEDLVACHPAVAECAVIGVHDEIKGQVPLALVVLKDGEGIAEAQLLVDLVGSVREAIGPLACFNRVRLVKRLPKTRSGKILRAVLRKIADGQDYVPPSTLDDPAVLGEIEAVLADLPRAG from the coding sequence ATGAGCTACCAGCACAGCTACGCCCATTCCATTTCCGACCCTGCCGCTTTCTGGGCGGAACAGGCCGCGCACCTGGCCTGGCACCGCAAGCCTGCCCTGACCCTGCAAGACAATGCCGACGGTACCCACCGCTGGTTCGCCGATGGCCGTCTGAACAGTTGCTACCTGGCCCTCGACCACCAGATCGAGCTGGGCCGTGGCGAGCAGGTGGCGCTGATCTACGATTCGCCGGTCACCGGCGTGCAGCAGGCCTACACCTACAACCACTTGCGCGACGAAGTGGCGCGCCTGGCCGGTTTGCTGCGCCAGCTGGGGGTGGAAAAGGGCGATGGGGTGATCATCTACATGCCCATGGTGCCGCAAGCGGCCATGGCCATGCTGGCCTGCGCGCGGATTGGCGCGGTGCATTCGGTGGTGTTCGGCGGCTTTGCCGCCAACGAGCTGGCCCTGCGCATCGATGACGCCCGGCCCACGCTGCTGCTGACGGCATCCTGCGGGCTGGAATTCGACAAGGTGATTGCCTACAAGCCGCTGGTCGACCGCGCCCTGCAACTGGCCCGCCACCAGCCGCGCAATGTGCTGGTGCTGCAACGGCCGCAGGCGCAGGCGCAGCTGCAGCCAGGCCGCGACCTGGACTGGCAGGTAGCCTTGGTCGGCGCCCAGCCGGTGGCACCGGTCGAGCTGGATGCGGGCGACCCGCTGTACATCATGTACACCTCTGGCACCACCGGCAAACCCAAGGGCATCGTCCGCGAAAATGGCGGCAATGCCGTGGCGCTATGCTATGCCATGCGCCATATCTACGGCATGCAGGCCGGGGACGTGTGGTGGGGCATTTCCGATGTGGGGTGGGTGGTCGGCCATTCGCTGATCGTCTATGGGCCGCTGATGAGCGGCTGCACCACGGTGTTCTACGAAGGCAAACCGATCCGCACGCCGGACGCCTCGGCCTACTGGCGGGTGGTGGAACAATACAAGGTCAACGCGCTGTTCTGTGCGCCCACCGCCATGCGTGCCATCCGCAAGGAAGACCCGGAGGGCGAACTGATCCGCAAGCACGACCTCAGCTCGCTGCGCCAACTGTTCCTGGCGGGTGAGAAGCTCGATTCCAGCACCCATGAATGGCTGGAGCGGGTCAGCGGCAAGCCGGTGCACGACCACTGGTGGCAGACTGAAACCGGCTGGCCGGTCACCGCGCCCTGCGTGGGGCTGGACGGCAGTGCGGCGAAACCGGGTTCAAGCAACCGGGCGGTTCCGGGCTATTACGTACGTGTGGTGGATGACGAGGGCCATTTGCTGGGCCCCAACCACCAGGGCTCGATCGTCATTGCCTTGCCATTGCCGCCTGGGTGCAGCCAGACCCTGTGGGGCGATCACGAGCGTTATTTGCAGGCTTACCTGCGCACTTACCCGGGGTATTACCACACGGGTGACGGCGGCTTTCTGGATGATGACGGTTTCGTCTACATCATGGGGCGCACGGATGACGTGATCAATGTCTCTGGCCACCGGCTGTCCACGGGCGAAATGGAGGACCTGGTGGCCTGCCACCCGGCGGTGGCCGAGTGTGCGGTGATTGGCGTGCACGATGAAATCAAGGGGCAAGTGCCGTTGGCGCTCGTTGTGCTCAAGGACGGCGAGGGCATTGCCGAGGCGCAGTTGCTGGTAGACCTGGTGGGCAGCGTGCGCGAAGCGATTGGCCCGCTGGCCTGTTTCAACCGGGTTCGGCTGGTGAAGCGGCTGCCCAAGACCCGCTCGGGGAAAATCTTGCGCGCGGTGCTGCGCAAGATTGCCGACGGGCAGGACTATGTACCGCCTTCGACCCTGGATGACCCGGCGGTGCTGGGGGAGATCGAGGCGGTGCTGGCGGATTTGCCCAGGGCGGGTTGA
- a CDS encoding LysR family transcriptional regulator: MDIDQARTFLEIVRCGSLVAAAERLFVSQTAITARVQRLEQQLGCQLFVRSRNGASLTSDGEAFVSYANQLVQTWEAARRDLPLPEGCQQVLHVGGEVSLGNPMMLDWISALHRELPSHAIRSEVSDGESLLRKVEMGLLDAALVYQPTYGPGLQVEQLMEEKLIRVRRVDQPEPYIYIDWGEAFRRQHDAALPDCARPALSFNLGPLALQFILDQGGSGYFRTRVVQAYLDSGVFERVPQAPEFTYPTFLVYPRKRDSEALQQAFVILRQLVAAGASDWSQRWDPVI, translated from the coding sequence ATGGATATCGATCAGGCCCGAACCTTCCTGGAAATCGTGCGTTGCGGCAGCCTGGTCGCCGCCGCCGAACGCCTGTTCGTGTCACAGACGGCAATTACCGCCCGGGTGCAGCGTTTGGAGCAGCAACTGGGCTGCCAGCTATTTGTGCGCAGCCGCAACGGCGCCAGCCTGACCAGCGACGGTGAAGCATTCGTCAGTTACGCCAACCAGCTGGTACAAACCTGGGAAGCGGCGCGGCGCGACCTGCCGCTGCCCGAGGGCTGCCAGCAAGTGCTGCATGTGGGGGGAGAAGTGAGCCTGGGCAACCCGATGATGCTTGACTGGATCAGTGCCCTGCACCGTGAGCTGCCCAGCCATGCCATCCGCAGCGAGGTAAGCGACGGCGAGTCGCTGCTGCGCAAGGTCGAGATGGGTTTGCTGGACGCTGCGCTGGTGTATCAGCCGACCTACGGGCCAGGCCTGCAGGTGGAACAGTTGATGGAAGAAAAGCTGATCCGCGTGCGCCGGGTGGACCAGCCAGAGCCTTACATCTACATCGACTGGGGCGAGGCCTTCCGCCGCCAGCACGATGCCGCCCTGCCCGATTGCGCCCGCCCGGCGCTCAGCTTCAACCTGGGCCCCCTGGCCTTGCAGTTCATTCTCGATCAGGGCGGCAGCGGTTACTTCCGCACGCGCGTGGTGCAGGCGTACCTGGACAGCGGCGTGTTCGAGCGGGTACCGCAGGCGCCGGAGTTCACCTACCCGACCTTCCTGGTGTACCCACGCAAACGCGACAGCGAAGCCCTGCAACAGGCCTTCGTCATCCTGCGCCAGCTGGTAGCCGCCGGCGCCAGCGACTGGTCACAACGCTGGGACCCGGTTATCTGA
- a CDS encoding HPP family protein produces MSASRSENRLQRLLPAPLNTSPKEWLRAGIGALLGLFLAGWLTSMAYGPGIALHLLGPLAATAVLVFAVHSGPLAQPWPVLGSYALAGAVGLAMRQGFGPELWVAAAALGVSILVMCLLRCLHPPGGGVAVSAVLADSGLTAMGDHLLEPILLNALILVSVAVLYNRLTGVRYPKGVAPRKDVHHTHDPLPSERVGIRGEDLDQALEELGEFVDVTRDELERIILATEQHALQRSLGGITAGSVMSRDVQFATPETTLEQAWKMLASHHLKTLPVLQQGKLVGIVSLSDLVGPAMQRGRFSWRGLFGRKAVRMEQVMSRRVVSVSSQHPLERLLPLLCEQGLHCLPVLDAGKLVGVITQTDLIAGLKRQLLSNAEASDNRVPAL; encoded by the coding sequence ATGTCTGCCTCGCGTTCCGAAAACCGCCTGCAGCGCCTGTTGCCGGCGCCCCTGAATACCTCTCCAAAAGAATGGTTGCGTGCCGGTATCGGTGCGTTGCTCGGTCTGTTCCTCGCTGGCTGGCTGACCAGCATGGCCTATGGCCCCGGCATCGCCTTGCACCTGCTGGGCCCGCTGGCGGCCACGGCAGTGCTGGTGTTCGCCGTGCATTCCGGCCCGTTGGCCCAACCTTGGCCAGTGCTGGGCAGCTACGCGCTGGCCGGCGCGGTCGGCCTGGCCATGCGCCAGGGCTTCGGCCCGGAGCTGTGGGTGGCCGCAGCGGCCCTGGGCGTCTCGATCCTGGTGATGTGCCTGCTGCGCTGCCTGCACCCGCCGGGTGGCGGGGTGGCAGTGAGCGCAGTGCTGGCTGATTCGGGGCTGACCGCCATGGGTGATCACCTGCTTGAGCCCATTCTGCTCAACGCGCTGATCCTGGTGAGCGTGGCGGTGCTCTACAATCGCCTGACCGGTGTGCGCTACCCGAAAGGCGTAGCGCCGCGCAAGGATGTGCACCATACCCACGACCCCCTGCCCAGTGAGCGGGTCGGCATCCGTGGCGAGGACCTGGATCAGGCCCTGGAAGAGCTGGGTGAGTTCGTCGACGTCACCCGTGACGAGCTGGAACGCATCATCCTCGCCACCGAGCAGCACGCCCTGCAGCGCAGCCTTGGCGGTATTACCGCGGGTTCGGTGATGTCGCGCGATGTGCAGTTCGCCACGCCCGAAACCACCCTTGAGCAGGCCTGGAAAATGCTGGCCAGCCACCACCTGAAAACCCTGCCGGTATTGCAGCAGGGCAAGCTGGTGGGCATCGTCAGCCTCAGCGACCTGGTTGGCCCGGCCATGCAGCGTGGCCGCTTCAGCTGGCGCGGGCTGTTCGGCCGCAAAGCGGTACGCATGGAGCAGGTGATGAGCCGCCGGGTGGTCAGTGTCAGTAGCCAGCATCCGCTGGAGCGCCTGTTGCCGTTGTTGTGCGAGCAGGGCCTGCATTGCCTGCCGGTGCTCGATGCCGGCAAGCTGGTGGGGGTAATCACCCAGACCGACCTGATCGCTGGCCTCAAGCGCCAGCTGCTCAGCAACGCCGAGGCTTCAGATAACCGGGTCCCAGCGTTGTGA